One window from the genome of Oryza glaberrima chromosome 3, OglaRS2, whole genome shotgun sequence encodes:
- the LOC127768191 gene encoding zinc finger protein 36: MTAALQALLDPTALSLGLPTPAINKEEYLAICLAALACTRAGKPLVGVGGQQQVQACNKWLCPAPAAPEELRFRCTVCGKAFASYQALGGHKSSHRKPPSPGDHYGAAAAAQQLASAGDSKEDSASSAAGSTGPHRCTICRRSFATGQALGGHKRCHYWDGTSVSVSVSASASAASSAVRNFDLNLMPLPESTAAAGIKRWAEEEEVQSPLPVKKLRMSNSSYAIL, from the coding sequence ATGACGGCCGCCCTGCAAGCGCTGCTCGACCCGACGGCGCTGTCCTTGGGCCTGCCCACGCCGGCGATCAACAAGGAGGAGTACCTCGCCATctgcctcgccgcgctcgcctgcaCGCGGGCGGGGAAGCCCCTGGTGGGAGTGGGAGGCCAGCAGCAGGTGCAGGCCTGCAATAAGTGGCTGTGCCCAGCGCCCGCGGCGCCTGAGGAGCTCCGCTTCCGGTGCACCGTCTGCGGGAAGGCCTTCGCCTCGTACCAGGCGCTCGGCGGACACAAGTCCAGCCACCGGAAGCCGCCTTCCCCGGGAGACCactacggcgccgccgccgcggcgcagcaGCTGGCATCCGCTGGTGACTCGAAGGAGGACTCGGCGTCGTCAGCGGCCGGGAGCACTGGCCCGCACCGGTGCACCATCTGCAGGAGGAGCTTCGCGACGGGGCAGGCGCTCGGCGGCCACAAGCGCTGCCACTACTGGGACGGCACGTCGGTGTCCGTCTCCGTCTCGGCGTCCGCGTCGGCCGCCTCGTCGGCCGTCAGGAACTTCGACCTCAACCTGATGCCGCTGCCGGAGAGCACAGCCGCCGCCGGGATCAAGAggtgggcggaggaggaggaggtgcagaGTCCACTGCCGGTCAAGAAGCTCAGGATGTCCAACTCATCATACGCCATCTTGTAA
- the LOC127767508 gene encoding probable esterase D14L, with product MGIVEEAHNLRVVGEGKRGVIVLAHGFGTDQSVWKHLVPHLVADYRVVLFDTMGAGPTNPDYFDFSRYATLEGYALDLLAILQELRVASCIYVGHSVSAVIGAIASISRPDLFSKLVLLSASPRYLNDVDYYGGFEQEDLDELFEAMGSNYKAWCSGFAPLCVGGDMESVAVQEFSRTLFNIRPDIALSVAQTIFQSDVRSLLPLVTVPCHIVQSTKDLAVPVVVSEYLHKHLGGDSIVEVMPSEGHLPQLSSPDIVIPVLLRHIQHDIAV from the exons ATGGGGATCGTGGAGGAGGCGCACAACCTGcgggtggtgggggaggggaaGCGCGGGGTGATCGTGCTGGCGCACGGGTTCGGGACGGACCAGTCGGTGTGGAAGCACCTTGTGCCGCACCTGGTGGCCGACTACCGCGTGGTGCTCTTCGACACCATGGGGGCGGGGCCGACCAACCCGGACTACTTCGACTTCTCCCGCTACGCCACCCTCGAGGGCTACGCGCTCGACCTCCTCGCCATCCTCCAGGAGCTCCGCGTCGCCTCCTGCATCTACGTCGGCCACTCCGTCTCCGCCGTCATCGGCGCCATCGCCTCCATCTCCCGCCCCGACCTCTTCTCCAAGCtcgtcctcctctccgcctcgcCTCG GTACCTCAATGATGTCGACTACTATGGAGGATTTGAGCAGGAGGATCTTGATGAGCTCTTTGAAGCCATGGGGTCAAACTACAAGGCCTGGTGTTCAGGCTTTGCGCCACTGTGCGTAGGAGGGGACATGGAATCAGTGGCAGTTCAGGAGTTTAGCCGCACACTCTTCAACATACGTCCAGACATAGCCCTGAGTGTCGCCCAGACAATCTTCCAGAGTGATGTGCGAAGCCTCCTACCACTTGTCACCGTACCATGCCACATTGTTCAGAGCACCAAAGATCTTGCTGTGCCGGTTGTGGTGTCTGAGTACCTGCACAAGCACCTCGGTGGCGACTCAATCGTCGAGGTAATGCCGTCTGAGGGCCATCTACCCCAACTTAGCTCACCGGACATAGTCATCCCTGTCTTGCTTCGACACATCCAGCATGACATTGCGGTCTAG